In Manis pentadactyla isolate mManPen7 chromosome 8, mManPen7.hap1, whole genome shotgun sequence, the following are encoded in one genomic region:
- the ZRANB1 gene encoding ubiquitin thioesterase ZRANB1 isoform X3, translating into MLAILLTEVSQQAAKCIPAMVCPELTEQIRREIAASLHQRKGDFACYFLTDLVTFTLPADIEDLPPTVQEKLFDEVLDRDVQKELEEESPIINWSLELATRLDSRLYALWNRTAGDCLLDSVLQATWGIYDKDSVLRKALHDSLHDCSHWFYTRWKDWESWYSQSFGLHFSLREEQWQEDWAFILSLASQPGASLEQTHIFVLAHILRRPIIVYGVKYYKSFRGETLGYTRFQGVYLPLLWEQSFCWKSPIALGYTRGHFSALVSMENDGYGSRGAGANLNTDDDVTITFLPLVDSERKLLHVHFLSAQELGNEEQQEKLLREWLDCCVTEGGVLVAMQKSSRRRNHPLVTQMVEKWLDRYRQIRPCTSLSDGEEDEDDDDE; encoded by the exons gtgtctcaacaagcagcaaagtgTATCCCAGCAATGGTGTGTCCTGAACTGACAGAGCAAATCCGGCGAGAGATAGCTGCCTCTCTTCATCAGAGAAAGGGGGATTTTGCCTGCTATTTTCTAACTGACCTTGTAACATTTACATTGCCAGCAG ATATTGAAGACTTGCCCCCAACAGtccaagaaaaattatttgatgaGGTGCTTGATAGAGATGTTCAAAAAG AGTTAGAAGAAGAATCTCCAATAATAAATTGGTCCTTGGAATTGGCTACTCGTTTGGACAGCCGACTGTATGCACTTTGGAACCGGACTGCAGGAGACTGCTTACTTGATTCAGTACTACAAGCTACCTGGGGCATTTATGACAAGGACTCGGTGCTTCGGAAAGCCCTACACGACAGCCTGCATGACTGTTCACATTG GTTTTACACGCGTTGGAAAGATTGGGAGTCGTGGTATTCTCAGAGCTTCGGTTTACATTTCTCCTTGAGAGAAGAACAGTGGCAAGAAGACTGGGCATTTATACTCTCTCTTGCTAGTCAG CCTGGAGCAAGTTTGGAGCAGACACACATTTTTGTACTTGCACATATTCTTAGACGACCAATTATAGTTTATGGAGTAAAATACTATAAAAGTTTCCGGGGAGAAACTTTAGGATATACTCGGTTTCAAG gTGTTTATTTGCCATTGCTGTGGGAACAGAGTTTTTGTTGGAAAAGTCCGATTGCTCTGGGCTACACAAGGGGCCACTTCTCTGCTTTGGTTTCCATGGAGAATGATGGCTATGGCAGCCGAGGTGCTGGTGCTAACCTGAACACCGATGACGATGTCACCATCACGTTTCTGCCTCTGGTTGACAGCGAGAGGAAGCTGCTCCACGTGCACTTTCTTTCTGCTCAGGAG CTAGGTAATGAGGAACAGCAAGAAAAACTGCTCAGGGAGTGGCTGGACTGCTGCGTGACTGAGGGCGGAGTACTGGTTGCCATGCAGAAAAGCTCTCGGCGGCGAAACCACCCCCTGGTCACGCAGATGGTAGAAAAATGGCTTGACCGCTACCGACAGATCCGGCCTTGTACATCCCTGTCCGACGGAGAGGAAGACGAAGATGATGacgatgaatga